In Gossypium arboreum isolate Shixiya-1 chromosome 5, ASM2569848v2, whole genome shotgun sequence, a single genomic region encodes these proteins:
- the LOC108452773 gene encoding serine carboxypeptidase-like 2 — protein MALLLFFFYLSQLALAYGSAVKFLPGFEGTLPFELETGYVGVGDSEEVQLFYYFVKSEGKPEDDPLLFWLTGGPGCSAFSGLVFEIGPLKFKVDVYNGSLPTLVYNPYAWTKVSNIVFIDSPVGTGFSYARNNRAAQTGDLKQVHHLHQFLRKWLMAHPDFILNPVYVSGDSYSGIPVPVLAQEISNGNEEGIKPIIHLQGYILGNPKTVPNLEKKLKIPYVYGMGLISDELYESLKRNCNGQYQNVNLNNKACLADIQYLDECISGINSAHILEPDCGLDSPKPRKTGRRRYLDGHQLLNDEPLPPLACRTYAYYLCRYWANDDNVRNALHIRKGSIGKWLRCNHGLPYNNDVPTSLPYHANLSAKGYRYLIYSGDHDMVVPHLATQAWIRFLNYQIIDDWRPWMVQSQVAGYTRTYSNRMTFATVKGGGHTAPEYKPAECFAMFTRWISGQPL, from the exons ATGGCCCTCCTATTGTTTTTCTTCTATCTTTCTCAGCTCGCTTTGGCTTATGGTTCTGCTGTCAAGTTTCTTCCAGGATTTGAAGGAACTCTTCCTTTTGAACTTGAAACCGG GTATGTTGGTGTGGGTGATTCAGAAGAAGTTCAACTCTTTTACTACTTTGTGAAGTCGGAGGGGAAACCTGAAGACGACCCTCTTTTGTTTTGGTTGACTGGTGGCCCTGGCTGCTCTGCCTTCTCTGGTCTTGTTTTCGAAATTG GTCCATTGAAATTCAAGGTCGACGTGTACAATGGAAGCTTGCCTACGTTGGTTTACAACCCATACGCATGGACAAAG GTGTCAAACATCGTATTTATAGATTCACCAGTAGGCACAGGTTTCTCCTATGCTAGAAACAATCGCGCTGCACAAACCGGTGACTTGAAACAAGTTCACCATCTCCATCAATTTCTTCGTAAG TGGCTGATGGCTCATCCAGACTTCATTTTGAATCCAGTCTATGTTAGTGGGGACTCGTATTCTGGGATTCCAGTCCCAGTCCTTGCTCAAGAGATCTCAAATG GAAACGAAGAAGGTATTAAACCCATAATCCATCTACAG GGATACATATTGGGTAACCCTAAAACAGTGCCTAATCTTGAAAAGAAACTTAAGATTCCATATGTTTATGGAATGGGACTAATTTCTGATGAGCTCTATGag TCATTGAAGAGAAACTGTAATGGACAATATCAAAATGTAAATCTTAATAACAAGGCGTGTTTAGCAGATATTCAATATTTGGATGag TGTATATCAGGAATCAACAGTGCCCATATTTTGGAACCTGATTGTGGTTTGGATTCCCCCAAACCAAGAAAGACCGGTCGAAGGCGTTATCTTGATGGACACCAACTCCTTAATGATGAGCCACTTCCTCCGCTTGCTTGTCGT ACTTATGCATACTACCTCTGTCGTTATTGGGCTAACGATGATAATGTCCGAAATGCTCTCCACATTAGGAAG GGGAGCATAGGAAAGTGGCTACGGTGCAATCATGGATTACCTTATAACAATGATGTCCCAACCAGCTTGCCGTATCATGCAAACCTCAGCGCCAAAGGCTATCGCTATTTAATATACAG TGGCGACCATGACATGGTGGTGCCGCACTTGGCAACTCAAGCATGGATAAGATTTCTGAACTATCAAATTATTGATGATTGGCGACCATGGATGGTGCAAAGCCAAGTTGCAGG